In the Pseudochaenichthys georgianus chromosome 1, fPseGeo1.2, whole genome shotgun sequence genome, one interval contains:
- the LOC117449874 gene encoding uncharacterized protein, with translation MVDKLLLRTLKDFRNQAFLEFKRYLNQKNLDGVEPIPVSDLEDADRGETVSQMTRSYGAEMAVKVAVKILKKMRNKDAGERLTEKYADRVGELLLETLQDLDKGDLLDFMLRLKLKNVAFFQQIPKSKFGDISRKLTVTQMTRLYSEELAVEVAVEILKQMSKMYAAKELTEKYADRVGELLLETLESLGTEYFGKFKCGLYIRTYKHITWRKLKDASRGQTVKQMTRILGEKMAVKVTVEVLKKMKNMKAAAELRKKYAEMNGAVPSSSSSSSSSASSSPAASPPAASPPAASPPAAASMSAQNGSVIVAPRVAGSLHTLNLTINK, from the exons ATGGTCGATAAGCTTTTGCTTCGGACTCTGAAAGACTTTCGCAATCAAGCCTTCCTGGAATTTAAGAGGTACCTCAATCAAAAGAACTTGGATGGCGTTGAACCAATTCCTGTGAGCGACCTGGAGGACGCAGACCGGGGGGAAACTGTGTCACAGATGACCAGAAGCTACGGTGCAGAAATGGCCGTGAAGGTGGCTGTTAAGATTCTGAAGAAGATGAGGAACAAAGACGCTGGAGAGAGGTTGACGGAGAAATATGCAG ACAGGGTGGGTGAGCTGCTGCTGGAGACTCTGCAAGACTTGGACAAAGGTGACCTTCTGGATTTTATGTTGCGCCTCAAACTAAAGAACGTGGCTTTCTTCCAACAAATTCCTAAAAGCAAATTTGGGGACATAAGCCGGAAGCTAACTGTGACACAGATGACCAGATTATACAGTGAAGAATTGGCCGTGGAGGTGGCTGTTGAGATTCTGAAGCAGATGAGCAAAATGTACGCTGCAAAGGAGTTGACGGAGAAATATGCAG ACAGGGTGGGGGAGCTGCTGCTGGAGACTCTGGAAAGCTTGGGCACAGAATACTTTGGGAAATTTAAGTGCGGGCTCTATATAAGGACCTACAAACATATTACTTGGCGCAAACTGAAGGACGCAAGCCGGGGGCAAACTGTGAAACAGATGACCAGAATCCTCGGTGAAAAAATGGCCGTGAAGGTGACTGTTGAGGTtctgaagaagatgaagaacatGAAGGCTGCAGCGGAGTTGAGGAAGAAATATGCAG AGATGAACGGAGCTgtaccttcctcctcctcctcctcctcctcctctgcttcTTCATCTCCAGCTGCTTCACCTCCAGCTGCTTCACCTCCAGCTGCTTCACCTCCAGCTGCTGCCTCGATGTCGGCTCAGAACGGGAGTGTGATCGTCGCTCCGAGAGTCGCAGGCTCACTTCACACATTGAACTTAACCATCAATAAATGA
- the LOC139434823 gene encoding large ribosomal subunit protein eL22-like: MVDKLLLGTLDDLGKDAFQDFKWYLSQKNLDGVKPIPVSKLEDASRGQTVTRMTRSYGEKTTVEVAVEILKKISNRKAAAELRKKYAEMNRAALSSSSAASRPAASRPAASPPAASPPAAASPPAASSPPAASPPAASPPAASPPAASPPAAASRPAASPPAAASPPAASPPAASPPAASRPAASPPAASPPAANTMSAQDGSVIVAPTVSGSLHTLNLTINN; encoded by the exons ATGGTGGATAAGCTGCTGCTTGGGACTCTGGACGACTTGGGCAAAGATGCCTTTCAGGATTTTAAGTGGTACCTCAGTCAAAAGAACTTGGATGGCGTCAAACCAATTCCTGTGAGCAAACTGGAGGACGCAAGCCGGGGGCAAACTGTGACACGGATGACCAGAAGCTACGGTGAAAAAACTACCGTGGAGGTGGCTGTTGAGATTCTGAAGAAGATCAGCAACAGGAAGGCTGCAGCGGAGTTGAGGAAGAAATATGCAG AGATGAACAGAGCTgcactctcctcctcctctgctgcttcaCGTCCAGCTGCTTCACGTCCAGCTGCTTCACCTCCAGCTGCTTCACCTCCAGCTGCTGCTTCACCTCCAGCTGCTTCTTCACCTCCAGCTGCTTCACCTCCAGCTGCTTCACCTCCAGCTGCTTCACCTCCAGCTGCTTCACCTCCAGCTGCTGCTTCACGTCCAGCTGCTTCACCTCCAGCTGCTGCTTCACCTCCAGCTGCTTCACCTCCAGCTGCTTCACCTCCAGCTGCTTCACGTCCAGCTGCTTCACCTCCAGCTGCTTCACCTCCAGCTGCCAACACGATGTCGGCTCAGGATGGGAGTGTGATCGTCGCTCCGACAGTCTCAGGCTCACTTCACACATTGAACCTAACCATCAATAACTGA